The stretch of DNA GAAGCGCACCAGAAATGCGCCCAACCCACTCCCGATCAGGGCCAGCGGAATGAGACGCAGCACCAGCGCCCGGTCTACGTGCCCCTTGCGCCAGTACTGCACCGTGGCGCTGCCCGAACCGAAAATTGCGAGAAGTTTATTGGTAGCCACCGCCTGCGCCGGACTGAGGCCCATAAAAAAGAGGGTGGGCAGCGTGATGGTGCCGCCGCCGCCCGCCACAGCGTCAATAAAACCCGCGAGGAAGGCGAGGGGCAGGCCATACAACAGGACTTCGGGGCCGGGAGTAAACAGTTCGGGCACGGGGGGCAGGATAGGGGAAATGGGTGGAGGCGGTGGGTGGGCGGTGAAGGCGTCTAAGGGTCGAGGGTCTGAGGAAGGGCGGGAAGGCAATCGCGTTGCTCACTCACCCCCTCCCAGCCTCCCCCCTCAAGGGTGAGGAGCGAACACCCACTACATCGCCACTCCACACCGTCCCCGCCCGAGTGCGTGTGGGGCCGTCGTCCGCGTAGCCGGCGGGGCAATTCCATTCTCAAGACGACTGGCAATTCCACTTCAGGTGAACGAACAAACAGAGCTTGAACGCGACAAGATTAACCCTGCCCAGTGCAACGACAACTCCCCTGACCCCTGTGGGGGCGAGGGCTGGGGTGGGGGAAAACGTGGGAGCAACCCCAGAACGCCGTCCGACCAATAATCCACCCTACATCACCCACAAACCCGCCACACGTCCCGACAACCCCCAACCCCCTCTCCCCCATTCCTGCTAGCCTCGCCCCCATGACCACGCCCGCCGACTTGTCCGCCGACCCTGCCACCCTGCCGCCCCCACTGTTTGATACAGCTGTGGTTGCAGGCGTCGGGTTGATCGGCGGCAGCGTGGCACTGGGACTGCGGCAGCGCTTTCTGGCAAGGCGGGTCATCGGCTACGACGCCAACCCGGACGTGTTGCGGGAAGCCGAAGCATTAGGCGTGGTGGACGAGGTGCGGGCCATGCCGGGCGAATGGCTACGCGGCGCTGACCTGGTGGTGCTGGCCGCGCCGATGCGGGCGCTGACCCCGCTGGCCCGTGACCTTGCGCCGTACCTGAACCCGGCAGCACTGGTCACCGATGTGGGCAGCGTCAAGGCCGGAATCGCTGCCGAGATGGAAGCACTGGGCGTGCGGAACTTTGTGCCCGGACACCCGATGGCGGGCAGCGAGCGCGGCGGCGTGACCCATGCGCGGGCGGCCCTGCTGGAAAACGCCGTGTGGGTACTGACGCCCACCGACCACACGCCCCTGACGGCGCTGAGCCGCGCCCGGATGCTGGTGGAACATCTGGGCGCGGCCCCGGTGGTCATGCCGCCCGACGCACACGACGCATTGGTGGCAACCGTCAGCCACTTGCCGTACCTCGCCAGCCTCGCCCTCACACACATGGTGGCGCGGGATGAACGCCTGAGCCTGCTGGCCGCCGGAGGCTTCCGTGACCTGACCCGCGTGGCGAGCGGCGACCCGCGCATGAGCCGCGACATGGTCGTGGAAAACAAGGTGGCGCTGCGGGAAGCGTTGGCCCGTTTCCGGCGTCAGCTGGAGCGCCTGGAAGCCGATTTGGACGAACCTGAAGAACTCCTGGCCGCCGCCACCGAAGGCAAGCGCACCCGCGACAGCCTGCCCGTGGTGCGCCGCAGCCTGCTGCCGCCCAAGCACGATCTGGTGGTGGCCGTGCCCGACAAGCCCAACCAGATCGGCGCGGTCACCCAGGCACTCGGCGCGGCGGGCGTGAACATCAAAGATATAGAGGTGCTGGCGATCCGCGAAGAAGGCGGCGCGATGCGGCTGGGGCTGGAGACGCTGGAAGATGTGGCCCACGCCAGTCAGATTTTGCGTGAGGCGGGATTTGAAGTACGCGGGCGGAGCTAAAGCCAGCGCTGGATTTCTGTTCGCCGGGTTTGCCTTTTTCTCATGATGGACAGCCCCAAGTGGTGTGCCCGCTTTTCCAGTTACAGTAAATTACTCAATGACGGCGCTTCCCCCACCCCTCTCCTCTTCGCCGCCCAACAGCGGCCCCGCCGTCCGCACTCCGGCCCGCCTGACCCCCATCGATACCTTCCGGGGCCTCACGATTCTGGAGGTGGTGGCGCACCACGCCAGCGGCATGGCCCTGCGGCAAACCGAAGCCGGATCGACGACCTACGAACTGTTATTGATCCTGAACCGTACCCTGCATTTTGCCGTGCCCGCCTTTGTCTTCCTGTCGGCGGTGGTACTGACCCGCAGCCTGCTGAAGCGCTTTGATCCGGGGCGGTATTTCTGGCGGCGGCTGACGCGGGGGGCTTGGCCGTACCTGCTGTGGAGTGCTCTGTATATCGGCTGGTACGTGTGGACAGGCCAGCGCACGCCCGATACCCTCACCGATCCGGCCCGCTGGCGCGACTGGCTGCTGTACGGCAAGGCCAGTTTTCACCTGTATTTTTTGCTGGTGGCGCTGGAAGTCTACGTGGTGCTGCCTTTCCTGCTGCCGCTGGCCCGCCGCAAACCTAGCATCACGGCGGCCCTACTGATCGGGCTGGCGGTGCAGTTGGGCCTGTATCTGCTGAACCGCGAAGTGTTGCGGCTGCCTTTTCCGGCCAGTACAGTGCTGTGGTACGCCCTGCCCATTGTGCTGGGGGTGGCGGTAGGCTCGCGGTTAGAAGAATTTCAGGCATGGTGGCGCAGGCGGCGGCTGGTGCTGCTGCCCCTGCTGGTGGCGGTGTACGCGCTGTACTTGCCTATAGCCCTTGCCTACGCTGGCGGCACGCCCGTGACTCCGGTGGTCTACAGCGGCCTCAGTTGGACATACACCGCGCTGGTGGCCCTGAGCCTGCTGGGGCTGGCCTACCGCCTGGAGCGCGGCCCCGACTGGCTGCGGCGCGGCGTGGCAACGATTGGCACGGTCAGCCTGCAAATTTACCTGATTCACCCCGCTATTTTGCAATTGCTAGAGCGGCGCGGTTTCCCGGATGGGCGGCCTATAGGTCTGCTGCTGACCACCCTGCTGTACGCGCTGATTGCGCTGGCGCTGCCTGCGCTGCTGGGGCGCTTGCTGCTGGGGACGCGGGTGGGCACGTTCTTGTTTGGCCGTTAACATCTTTCAGAGAGGATCTGAGTCAGGATGCCGTCATTCCCGCCGCGCTAGGATACGCCCCGTTCTATGCGCTCTCTTCTGACACTTTCTTTTTCGTTGCTGGCCGCTGCGCTCCTGCCCCATGCGCGGGCCGCTACGCCCCAAAACGTCCCAGCCCTGCCTACGCCTGCGCCCATTCAGACCCCTGCTACAACGCCCAATCCTGCCCCCGTGCCCGCCGAAACCATCACCCTGAACCGCCTGAGCGGGCCATCGTTCCTGCGGATTCCCAATGCTTGCCGGATGCAGAAATGTGCGCTGGTCGTGGTGGCCCACCCACGCGGCCAAAACGCCGAGCGGGTGCACAACAGCCCTCAGGTCAATGTCTTGGTTCAAGCCCTGCTGGACGCCTCTTTTGCCGTGCTGCTCAGCGATGATGGTGGCGAAAACACATGGGGCAGCCCCGCCGCGCTGGATCAGGTGGCCGGACTGCACACCGACGCCGTAACACAGTTTGAGTGGAGTGGCCGCACCTACGCGCTGGGCCTGAGCATGGGCGGCCTGCTGGCGCTGCGTTCGGCGCTTCCGGGCAGTCCATATGCAGTCAGTGGCGTGGCCCTGATAGACGGCTGGGCCGACTTGCGGGCCGCGTGGGGCGGCTCCCTGTCCCGCCGAGCCGAAATAGCTGATGCTTACGGCCTCGGCACGGCCCCACCCGATCCGTCGCTCAATCCAATGGCCCAACTGATGAACCACGCGCCCCTGCCCCTGTTCGTGGCCGCCAGCCCCGATGACGGCGTGGTGTCTATGAAGGCCAACGCAGACGTGCTGTACAGCAAAGCCGAGGCTGGCGTCAGCGACTGGGTCATTCTGAATGGGCCACACCTGGGCGGCAACCGCTTTTCGCCCGCGCTGGCCCGCCAACTGGCTGGATTTTACGGGCGACTGGAAGCACGGGAACTGGCACGGGGCGGGGCTAGGCGGTAGCAACAGCAGAATAAAAATTTAGGACGCACCGCCTAGAGCATTTGTCATAATAATGACCGAGCGGGGCGAGTGAATTTTACCGTGCAGGACGGAGAATGGAGTGATCAGAAGTCTTTTCTCTGATCACGTAATTCGGAGAACTGCTCTAGAGCTTGAAACCTTGGGCGGTGCGTCAATAGTTTCAGGCGACGTGGAGTTTGCGCTTACATCGCGCTGGGAACCTCTATTCCGATCAAATCTAGCGTTTCTTCAAAGGCGCGGCGCAACCTTGCCACCAGAGCAAACCGCGCCTCGCGCAGACCTTCGGGGCTTTGCAGCACGTTGGTCACGGGTTTTCCGGCCTTGTCTTTGGCATTGAACCACGCATTGAATGAAGTCGCCAGATCGAGGGCATAGGCAGCCACCACATGCGGCGAATGCACGCGCACCGATTGGGCCACCACTTCGGGCAATTTGGCAACAATTTTGGCGAGGGTCAGGTCTACATCGAGAAGTGCGTCCCAGTCGGCCCCAGTCCCGCTCACATCATGTCCAGCTTCCTGCCCCTTGCGGAGAATGCTGGCGGCACGCACAGCGGCGTACTGCACGTACGGCGCGGTATCGCCGTTGAGGGCCAACGCCTGATCCCAGCGGAAATCGATCTGACGGGTGGGTTCGGCCTTCAGCATGGCAAAGCGGATTGCGCCGATGCCGATACGGCGGGCAATTTCGGCGGCGTCATCGCGGGCGGCCAGCGTAGGATTAACTTCGTTCAGCACAGCCAGCGCCCGCTTTTCGGCCTCGTCCATCGCGTCGTCGGCACTCACGGCAATGCCCTTGCGCCCGCTGATGGTTTGGCCCTCCAGCGTCACAAATGCATAGCTGAGGTGAATACTGCGCTCTTTTTTCTCGTGTTCGCCTGCCACGCCGAGGCTGCTGCGAACCACCGTTTGCGGGTGATCCTGACGCGAGTCGATCACGTTAATGACTTCCTGCGCATGCCCAAAGCGGCGCTCCACGTCGGGCTGACCATCAGGGGCGCTCGTCCAGACCGTGTGGCCTTCAGGGTCGGTGGTAAACGGCTTAAATTTCATGCCTTCAAACAGACCAAATTTCCAGAACTGGTAGCCGATGTCTTTGGCGGCGTACATGGCGGTTCCATCGGTACGGATCAGCACCACATTGGGTTCTTCCAGCCCCGGCATAAATTCCGATACGTCCATCACAAACGCGCCCACATACTTGCCCTCCGTCGGGCGCGAGGTGTACGGGCTGTTTTTCAGGATGTTCATGGCTTCGGTCAGAAAACCGCTGCCTACCACGTCGGATTCCCAGTTGAGCAGGTCATAGCGTGCACCGAGGCGAAAGCAGGTATGCAGGTGGGCGTGAACGACTTTTTCCACTTCTTCGCGCAGTTCTCCGGCTTCCAGCTTGTGCATGATTTCAGCAATGCCCGGTTCCAGCGCAGCCTTTTGTGGGTCGGCATTCAGGCGCACGTAGCCCTCGCCCAGCCAGCGGTCATACTTCTGCACGCCGTCCCAGGTCAGGCCGTAGTGGTTGACCGCAAAGATGGATTCCGCGGCCTGCCGCCCGGTGTCGTCGATGTAATTCTGAACTTCTACCGTGTGGCCCGCCGCCCGGAAAATGCGGGCCATGGAGTCGCCCAGCACCACGTTTCGGAGGTGGCCCACGTGCAGTTCCTTGTTCGGGTTGACGCTGGTGTGTTCGATGACCACTTTGCCCACCCGCGCCTCTATTTGCGCCGGATTTTCCACCACATTCCGCACGAATTCGCCCCGATTCACAAAGAAATTCAGGAACGGCCCCGCCGCTTCCACCTTCTGAATTCCGGCGGGAAGCTGC from Deinococcus sp. QL22 encodes:
- a CDS encoding prephenate dehydrogenase — protein: MTTPADLSADPATLPPPLFDTAVVAGVGLIGGSVALGLRQRFLARRVIGYDANPDVLREAEALGVVDEVRAMPGEWLRGADLVVLAAPMRALTPLARDLAPYLNPAALVTDVGSVKAGIAAEMEALGVRNFVPGHPMAGSERGGVTHARAALLENAVWVLTPTDHTPLTALSRARMLVEHLGAAPVVMPPDAHDALVATVSHLPYLASLALTHMVARDERLSLLAAGGFRDLTRVASGDPRMSRDMVVENKVALREALARFRRQLERLEADLDEPEELLAAATEGKRTRDSLPVVRRSLLPPKHDLVVAVPDKPNQIGAVTQALGAAGVNIKDIEVLAIREEGGAMRLGLETLEDVAHASQILREAGFEVRGRS
- a CDS encoding acyltransferase, with the protein product MTALPPPLSSSPPNSGPAVRTPARLTPIDTFRGLTILEVVAHHASGMALRQTEAGSTTYELLLILNRTLHFAVPAFVFLSAVVLTRSLLKRFDPGRYFWRRLTRGAWPYLLWSALYIGWYVWTGQRTPDTLTDPARWRDWLLYGKASFHLYFLLVALEVYVVLPFLLPLARRKPSITAALLIGLAVQLGLYLLNREVLRLPFPASTVLWYALPIVLGVAVGSRLEEFQAWWRRRRLVLLPLLVAVYALYLPIALAYAGGTPVTPVVYSGLSWTYTALVALSLLGLAYRLERGPDWLRRGVATIGTVSLQIYLIHPAILQLLERRGFPDGRPIGLLLTTLLYALIALALPALLGRLLLGTRVGTFLFGR
- a CDS encoding alpha/beta hydrolase translates to MRSLLTLSFSLLAAALLPHARAATPQNVPALPTPAPIQTPATTPNPAPVPAETITLNRLSGPSFLRIPNACRMQKCALVVVAHPRGQNAERVHNSPQVNVLVQALLDASFAVLLSDDGGENTWGSPAALDQVAGLHTDAVTQFEWSGRTYALGLSMGGLLALRSALPGSPYAVSGVALIDGWADLRAAWGGSLSRRAEIADAYGLGTAPPDPSLNPMAQLMNHAPLPLFVAASPDDGVVSMKANADVLYSKAEAGVSDWVILNGPHLGGNRFSPALARQLAGFYGRLEARELARGGARR
- a CDS encoding arginine--tRNA ligase is translated as MDLKAQLKLAVEAAAAQLGAPDTDAAIQETPPSKAGDYGTPAAFLIAKALGGNPAQIAAQLTAAVQLPAGIQKVEAAGPFLNFFVNRGEFVRNVVENPAQIEARVGKVVIEHTSVNPNKELHVGHLRNVVLGDSMARIFRAAGHTVEVQNYIDDTGRQAAESIFAVNHYGLTWDGVQKYDRWLGEGYVRLNADPQKAALEPGIAEIMHKLEAGELREEVEKVVHAHLHTCFRLGARYDLLNWESDVVGSGFLTEAMNILKNSPYTSRPTEGKYVGAFVMDVSEFMPGLEEPNVVLIRTDGTAMYAAKDIGYQFWKFGLFEGMKFKPFTTDPEGHTVWTSAPDGQPDVERRFGHAQEVINVIDSRQDHPQTVVRSSLGVAGEHEKKERSIHLSYAFVTLEGQTISGRKGIAVSADDAMDEAEKRALAVLNEVNPTLAARDDAAEIARRIGIGAIRFAMLKAEPTRQIDFRWDQALALNGDTAPYVQYAAVRAASILRKGQEAGHDVSGTGADWDALLDVDLTLAKIVAKLPEVVAQSVRVHSPHVVAAYALDLATSFNAWFNAKDKAGKPVTNVLQSPEGLREARFALVARLRRAFEETLDLIGIEVPSAM